One genomic window of Paraburkholderia acidiphila includes the following:
- the tkt gene encoding transketolase, whose amino-acid sequence MTTSSSASPATTQLMANAIRALSMDAVQQANSGHPGMPMGMAEIAVALWSRHLRHNPTNPLWSDRDRFVLSNGHGSMLLYSLLHLTGYDLPIAELKNFRQLHSKTPGHPEFGITPGVETTTGPLGQGLANAVGMALAEALLAAEFNKADAKIVDHHTYVFLGDGCLMEGISHEACSLAGTLKLNKLIALYDDNGISIDGDVVNWFHDNTPERFEAYGWNVIPHVDGHDVDAVDAAIQKAKASDKPTLICCKTIIGKGAPTKQGGHDVHGAALGAEEIAKWREAAGWKWEPFTLPQEVYADWDAKDAGAKFEAAWNEQFAAYKSKYPTEAAEFERRMAHKLPADWAQKAAAIVAGADSRKETVATRKASQQAIEGLAAALPELLGGSADLTGSNLTNWKASKPVRAAKAGETGIQWGNHINYGVREFGMSAALNGLNLHGGYKAFGGTFLTFSDYSRNALRVAALMKCPSVFVFTHDSIGLGEDGPTHQSIEQVASLRLIPNMTLWRPADTVETAVAWTESISHHGPSSLIFSRQNLQFNERTDAQIANIAKGGYVLKDWNDDIPSRKIILIATGSEVELAMKAVEALQREGIGARVVSMPSTNVFDKQDAEYKERVLPKGVRRVAIEAGVTDFWRKYVGLEGGVVGIDTFGESAPAGVLFKHFGFTVDHVVATAKAALDN is encoded by the coding sequence ATGACGACCTCGTCCTCCGCCTCCCCCGCTACCACCCAGTTGATGGCCAACGCCATTCGTGCGCTGTCCATGGACGCCGTTCAGCAAGCGAACTCCGGTCACCCCGGCATGCCCATGGGCATGGCCGAGATCGCCGTTGCACTGTGGTCGCGCCATCTGCGCCATAACCCGACGAACCCGCTCTGGAGCGATCGCGACCGCTTCGTGCTGTCGAACGGCCACGGCTCGATGCTGCTGTACTCGCTGCTGCACCTGACGGGCTACGACCTGCCGATCGCGGAACTCAAGAACTTCCGTCAGCTGCACTCGAAGACGCCGGGCCACCCCGAGTTCGGCATCACGCCGGGCGTCGAGACGACCACGGGCCCGCTCGGCCAGGGTCTGGCGAACGCGGTTGGCATGGCGCTCGCCGAAGCGCTGCTCGCAGCGGAGTTCAACAAGGCCGACGCGAAGATCGTCGACCACCACACGTATGTGTTCCTCGGCGACGGCTGCCTGATGGAAGGCATCTCGCACGAAGCCTGCTCGCTCGCCGGCACGCTCAAGCTGAACAAGCTGATCGCGCTGTACGACGACAACGGCATCTCGATCGACGGCGACGTGGTCAACTGGTTCCACGACAACACGCCGGAGCGCTTCGAAGCCTACGGCTGGAACGTGATCCCGCACGTGGACGGCCATGACGTGGACGCGGTCGACGCGGCCATCCAGAAGGCCAAGGCGTCGGACAAGCCGACGCTGATCTGCTGCAAGACCATCATCGGCAAGGGCGCGCCGACCAAGCAGGGCGGCCACGACGTTCACGGCGCGGCGCTCGGCGCGGAAGAAATCGCCAAGTGGCGCGAAGCCGCGGGCTGGAAGTGGGAGCCGTTCACGCTGCCGCAAGAAGTCTACGCAGACTGGGACGCCAAGGACGCAGGCGCTAAGTTTGAAGCCGCGTGGAACGAACAGTTCGCCGCGTACAAGTCGAAGTACCCGACCGAAGCCGCCGAGTTCGAGCGCCGCATGGCCCACAAGCTGCCCGCCGACTGGGCGCAGAAGGCCGCCGCGATCGTCGCTGGCGCCGATTCGCGCAAGGAAACGGTTGCCACGCGTAAGGCTTCGCAGCAAGCGATCGAAGGGCTCGCCGCCGCACTGCCCGAACTGCTGGGCGGCTCGGCCGACCTGACCGGCTCGAACCTCACCAACTGGAAGGCTTCGAAGCCCGTGCGCGCCGCCAAGGCCGGCGAGACCGGCATCCAGTGGGGCAACCACATCAACTACGGTGTGCGCGAGTTCGGCATGAGCGCGGCGCTCAACGGCCTTAACCTGCACGGCGGCTACAAGGCGTTCGGCGGCACGTTCCTCACGTTCTCCGACTACAGCCGCAATGCGCTGCGCGTGGCCGCGCTGATGAAGTGCCCGTCGGTTTTCGTGTTCACGCACGACTCGATCGGTCTCGGCGAAGACGGCCCGACGCACCAGTCGATCGAACAGGTCGCAAGCCTGCGCCTGATTCCCAACATGACGCTCTGGCGTCCGGCGGACACCGTGGAAACCGCGGTGGCCTGGACCGAGTCGATTTCGCATCACGGTCCGTCGAGCCTCATTTTCAGCCGCCAGAACCTGCAGTTCAACGAGCGCACGGATGCGCAGATCGCGAACATTGCCAAGGGCGGTTACGTCCTCAAGGACTGGAACGACGACATCCCGAGCCGCAAGATCATCCTGATCGCCACGGGCTCCGAAGTCGAACTGGCGATGAAGGCCGTCGAAGCGCTGCAGCGCGAAGGCATCGGCGCCCGCGTGGTGTCCATGCCGTCGACCAACGTGTTCGACAAGCAGGACGCCGAATACAAGGAGCGCGTGCTGCCCAAGGGCGTGCGCCGCGTCGCGATCGAAGCCGGTGTGACCGACTTCTGGCGCAAGTACGTGGGCCTCGAAGGCGGCGTGGTCGGCATCGACACGTTCGGCGAATCGGCCCCGGCTGGCGTGCTGTTCAAGCACTTCGGCTTCACGGTCGATCATGTCGTGGCGACGGCCAAGGCCGCGCTCGACAACTAA
- the gap gene encoding type I glyceraldehyde-3-phosphate dehydrogenase, producing MTIRVAINGYGRIGRNTLRAFYENGKKHDIQIVAINDLGDAKTNAHLTQYDTAHGKFPGEVSVDGDYLVVNGDRIRVLANRNPAELPWGELGVDIVFECTGFFTTKEKASAHLKGGAKKVIISAPGGKDVDATIVYGVNHNVLKATDTVISNASCTTNCLAPLVKPLNDKIGLETGLMTTIHAYTNDQVLTDVYHEDLRRARSATHSQIPAKTGAASAVGLVLPELNGKLDGYAIRVPTINVSIVDLSFIAKRDTTVEEVNAIMKEASEGALKGILGYNTAPLVSIDFNHNPASSTFDATLTKVSGRLVKVSSWYDNEWGFSNRMLDTAVALANAK from the coding sequence ATGACCATTCGCGTCGCTATCAACGGCTACGGCCGCATCGGCCGTAACACGCTTCGCGCGTTCTACGAGAACGGCAAGAAGCACGACATCCAGATCGTTGCGATCAACGACCTGGGTGACGCGAAGACCAACGCGCATCTGACGCAATACGACACGGCACACGGCAAGTTCCCGGGCGAAGTGTCGGTTGACGGCGACTACCTCGTCGTCAACGGCGACCGTATCCGCGTGCTGGCCAACCGCAACCCGGCGGAACTGCCGTGGGGCGAGCTGGGCGTCGACATCGTGTTCGAATGCACGGGCTTCTTCACGACCAAGGAAAAGGCTAGTGCCCACCTGAAGGGCGGCGCGAAGAAGGTCATCATCTCGGCGCCGGGCGGCAAGGACGTCGACGCGACGATCGTCTACGGCGTGAACCACAACGTGCTGAAGGCCACGGACACGGTCATCTCGAACGCATCGTGCACGACCAACTGCCTGGCACCGCTCGTCAAGCCGCTGAACGACAAGATCGGCCTGGAAACGGGTCTGATGACCACGATCCACGCTTACACGAACGACCAGGTCCTGACGGACGTGTATCACGAAGACCTGCGCCGCGCGCGTTCGGCCACGCACAGCCAGATCCCGGCGAAGACGGGCGCGGCATCGGCTGTCGGCCTCGTGCTGCCGGAACTGAACGGCAAGCTGGACGGTTACGCGATCCGCGTCCCGACCATTAACGTGTCGATCGTCGACCTGTCGTTCATCGCCAAGCGCGACACGACGGTCGAAGAAGTCAACGCCATCATGAAGGAAGCTTCGGAAGGCGCGCTCAAGGGCATCCTGGGCTACAACACCGCACCGCTGGTGTCGATCGACTTCAACCACAACCCGGCATCGTCGACGTTCGACGCTACGCTCACGAAGGTCTCGGGCCGTCTCGTGAAGGTGTCGAGCTGGTACGACAACGAGTGGGGCTTCTCGAACCGCATGCTGGACACGGCTGTCGCGCTCGCGAACGCGAAGTAA
- a CDS encoding FadR/GntR family transcriptional regulator, producing the protein MKNVPHTVTDAAIATIRERIEGGLYPVGSLLPAQRQLSEELAISRASLREALSTLEALGMLSIRAGKGVYVTSAQATNAHPWRFADQSSLPDTYQMRYALEGFAARMAALAIGDADVAWLEANTEALHSALACDELDEAAQLDFEFHMRIVNLAGNAAIESILRSSADIMKESQRMPFYRRERVLSTHREHGLIVVALKARDSAAAGEAIEAHIANAAQRAGVYFPTPPAFAAAAQSAVEK; encoded by the coding sequence ATGAAGAACGTTCCGCACACCGTTACTGACGCCGCCATCGCCACGATCCGCGAACGGATCGAAGGCGGCTTGTATCCGGTCGGCAGCCTGCTGCCCGCGCAGCGGCAGCTTTCCGAGGAACTGGCGATCAGTCGCGCGTCGCTGCGCGAGGCGCTCTCGACACTCGAAGCACTGGGCATGCTGTCGATCCGCGCGGGCAAGGGCGTGTACGTCACGAGCGCGCAGGCCACGAACGCTCACCCGTGGCGTTTCGCCGACCAGTCGTCGCTACCCGACACCTACCAGATGCGCTACGCGCTCGAAGGCTTCGCCGCGCGCATGGCGGCGCTCGCCATCGGCGACGCCGACGTCGCCTGGCTCGAAGCGAACACCGAGGCGCTGCACAGCGCCCTCGCCTGCGACGAACTCGACGAAGCCGCGCAACTCGACTTCGAGTTCCACATGCGCATCGTGAATCTCGCGGGCAATGCCGCGATCGAATCGATCCTGCGCAGCAGCGCCGACATCATGAAGGAAAGCCAGCGCATGCCGTTCTACCGGCGCGAGCGCGTGCTTTCCACGCATCGCGAGCACGGCCTGATCGTGGTGGCGCTCAAGGCACGCGACTCGGCAGCGGCTGGCGAGGCGATCGAGGCGCACATCGCCAATGCGGCGCAGCGCGCGGGGGTGTACTTCCCCACGCCGCCCGCGTTCGCCGCTGCCGCCCAAAGCGCCGTCGAAAAATAA